The following proteins come from a genomic window of Venturia canescens isolate UGA chromosome 4, ASM1945775v1, whole genome shotgun sequence:
- the sdk gene encoding protein sidekick isoform X1: MGLPRHPREPAVRPVTGILNLASLFLFFFASLATNTGNASASVTLQEPRFITQPSGVSNILIENRTKILQCMARGYPQPKYRWFKDGVPLSNELTSDTFWRIQSPRRKDAGVYYCVATNDVGSIFSERVTFSVAYMGVFENLTDIEVIVQSGSAAILELPPIESDPTPDVTWSTLDGPIPYEIQYATSHHKLLILNVSEKDARPYRARATNTQIGKEENSPIFNLRVTGDPNYEVAPSIIVEPRDMQIIKDQPVTYLDCIANARSLHELRTIWTKDGIPIENARIVYSFNDSWNRTLALISANLTYTGVYTCQVDLLGGGYPSVNASAKIDVFEKPTFVNELKRETHSDYGSMVNLPCDAVGVPTPKISWFFNAEPVDHLLGNKLDMEEDGSLTVRRLTMEFSGMFQCLASNDAGEASSYTWLKAKTEVNDVVRKRVARRAAGYNVVRARQSDGRLKFFQYPETSVPVIETPPSNITILDGKDATINCRAIAAPIPNTTWIYNDNNFVEIAGRVQLLETGDLLIAAVKPNDAGKYTCVRANEAGTVNASAYLTVVVRTQIIRPPTDTSVLLGHTAELQCKISNDPSVPYDIVWLYNSQVINTQASQRVKMRHDGALEIVAVRASDVGEYACSVISPGGNETRTARLSVIELPFAPINVKAVRVESISPRTINVSWVPGFDGNSPTEKFIVERREVPELGPIPDPLSNWARENNNVSAEEKWCLLSDLKAAAAYQFRITAVNSVGEGPPSDPSNVVVLPQEPPSGPPLGFVGSARSSSEIITQWQLPLEEHRNGHILGYILRYRLRGYNVSPWTTQNITNEAQKNYLISDLITWKDYVVQIAAYNDKGVGAFTEELKIKTKEGVPEAPPTNVRVEAINSTAVKVWWKPPNPQKINGINQGYKLQAWTGGNFTESNEFKSMTVPPSLFDPLAEQSAVITGLKKFTFYNITVLCFTDPGDGERSSPIQIRTSEDVPDEVENLQFDDISDRALTVKWNPPNEINGVLMMYQLKYMIKDTPDSLRVKNMTQDVLSCKVEDLQATTHYKFEVVAWTSVGPGKSRFATIQSGVEPVLPEPPTKLALSNIDAFSVVLQFTPGFDGNSSIVKWSVQAQTKRNTTWYNIYEVSDPDASTITVTGLIPFMEYKLRLIANNVVGASNPSEPTKEFQTIQAPPSHPPRNVTVRAMSATELRVRWIPLQQIEWYGNPRGYNVTYTEVRTNISKSVSIDDHTANSYVLEEMKEFALYEIVMQAYNDVGSSRPSPKAIERTRESVPSVGPANVEANATSSTTILVKWGDVPVHHQNGQIEGFKVYYGADRSPYQYKNIPKNTTFTTTLTELRKFVQYHVQVLAYTRLGDGALSVPPIRVQTFDDTPGPPSNVSFPDVSFSTARIIWDTPEDPNGEILRYKVMFHLNSSQETQFSKELEASDRTFTATGLEPEKYYMFSVTARTRLGWGKTAYGLVLTTNNREKPQPPSLPQVSRSQVQSRQITFSWTPGRDGSAPLRYYTVQQSENSGPFQTIPEHLDPSLTSHTVSNLKPFTFYQFRIQATNDIGPSDWSAESAQVQTLPAAPSRGVSGLKVVPITTTSVEVHWDMIEEIHWSGDHETGGYRVVYQPVSDFPTALQATPKQEVFGIKETKMILSDLMEDRNYEIVVLPFNSEGDGPPSPPVTVYVGEAVPTGEPQNVEAKPISSTEVHLKWKPPQANMQNGDLLGYKIFYLVTDSPQPLEKKQEEEIEVVPASYLTHSLVFLDKYTEYKIQVLAFNPAGDGPRSPPITVRTKQDLPGPPFDLKFNEITMTSMRVSWEPPKLRNGEIVGYIVTYETAEQNDRFSKQVKQKVTESSLLVQPLEEEVTYTFMVRAQTIDFGPSISGNVTTGPQEGSPMAPTDLVVTKTVSNVDLRWKNGASGKGPLLGYYFETRRKAMEDWQHHDSRWQTIFKSSNGPLTEFSVSYQNLLPSTSYLFRVISYNRYGISYPIYSKDTVLTPSKLYLEYAYLQYRPFYRQTWFMVTLAASSIVIIIMVIAILCVKSKSYKYKQEAQKTLEESMAMDIDDRQESDLELYRSRQTGNGAMNIGSACGTLGKKNTLGRKSMHPPPPAMLGKSPPRPSPASVAYHSDEESLKGYDENPDDSSVTEKPSEISSTDSQGSESENESVQSDPHSFVNHYANVNDSLRQSWKRQKPVRNYSSYTDSEPEGSAVVSLNGGQIIMNNMARSRAPLPGFSSFV, from the exons ATGGGTTTACCGAGGCATCCAAGGGAACCAGCCGTCAGGCCCGTCACCGGTATCCTCAACCTTGCTAgcctcttcctctttttcttcgccTCCCTCGCAACTAATACGGGAAATGCCAGCGCTTCCG tcaCTCTCCAAGAGCCGCGATTCATCACTCAGCCATCCGGAGTGAGCAATATCCTGATAgaaaatcgaacaaaaattCTACAATGCATGGCCAGAG GCTACCCACAACCAAAATACAGATGGTTCAAGGACGGTGTGCCATTGAGCAACGAGCTCACTTCCGATACTTTTTGGCGCATTCAAAGCCCTCGTCGCAAAGACGCGGGTGTTTATTATTGCGTAGCTACGAACGACGTTGGATCGATTTTCAGCGAGAGGGTCACGTTTTCCGTGGCTT ATATgggagttttcgaaaatttaacgGATATCGAGGTTATTGTGCAATCCGGAAGCGCAGCGATATTGGAGCTGCCGCCAATCGAGAGTGACCCGACACCGGACGTAACGTGGTCGACGCTCGACGGTCCAATCCCTTACGAGATTCAATACGCAACGAGTCATCACAAACTTTTAATACTCAATGTCTCGGAAAAAGATGCACGTCCTTACAGAGCTCGCGCCACGAATACTCAAATCGGCAAAGAGGAGAACAGCCCAATTTTCAATCTACGGGTCACCGGCGATCCGAATTACGAGGTTGCACCTTCGATCATCGTCGAGCCTCGAGATATGCAAATTATCAAAGATCAACCAGTCACGTATTTGGATTGTATCGCTAATGCAAG ATCGCTCCACGAACTGCGAACAATTTGGACCAAAGATGGCATACCAATCGAAAACGCTCGGATAGTTTACAGCTTCAATGACTCTTGGAACAGGACTCTCGCCCTCATATCGGCCAATCTCACTTACACCGGCGTCTACACTTGCCAGGTTGATTTACTCGGTGGAGGTTATCCAAGTGTTAATGCTAGTGCCAAAATCGATGTCTTCG AAAAACCGACGTTCGTGAACGAACTTAAACGAGAAACTCACAGTGATTATGGATCTATGGTCAATTTACCCTGCGATGCTGTGGGTGTTCCAACCCCAAAAATCAGTTGGTTCTTCAACGCCGAGCCGGTCGATCATCTTCTGGGCAACAA ATTGGACATGGAAGAAGATGGTTCACTAACGGTTAGGAGACTGACGATGGAATTTTCGGGAATGTTCCAATGTCTTGCTTCGAACGACGCGGGTGAAGCGTCGAGCTACACTTGGCTGAAAGCTAAAA CGGAAGTAAACGACGTCGTGAGGAAAAGGGTGGCGCGAAGGGCAGCCGGCTACAACGTAGTCCGAGCTCGCCAATCCGACGGCCGCTTAAAGTTCTTTCAATATCCGGAGA CTTCCGTACCCGTTATTGAAACCCCACCGAGCAATATCACTATCCTCGATGGCAAGGATGCCACCATCAACTGCCGAGCTATCGCAGCACCGATTCCCAACACCACTTGGATTTATAATG ACAACAACTTCGTCGAAATAGCCGGACGAGTCCAATTGCTCGAGACAGGAGATCTTTTGATCGCAGCAGTAAAACCAAACGACGCTGGAAAATATACATGCGTACGCGCGAACGAAGCTGGCACGGTGAATGCCTCGGCATATCTGACCGTCGTGG TGAGAACACAAATAATTCGACCTCCGACCGACACTTCTGTTCTTCTCGGACACACCGCTGAACTTCAGTGCAAAATCTCCAACGATCCTAGCGTACCGTACGACATTGTATGGCTGTATAATTCCCA GGTGATTAATACTCAGGCGAGCCAACGGGTAAAAATGCGACACGATGGTGCACTGGAAATAGTAGCGGTGCGTGCTTCCGACGTTGGCGAATATGCGTGCTCAGTTATTTCTCCAGGTGGAAATGAGACGAGAACTGCTAGGCTCAGCGTAATCGAATTGCCGTTCGCGCCGATAAACGTCAAAGCCGTTCGCGTTGAGTCTATTTCGCCAAGAACGATAAACGTCAGTTGGGTGCCTGGTTTTGACGGCAATAGTCCTACGGAAAAATTCATCGTCGAAAGACGCGAAGTGCCTGAATTgg GTCCAATACCGGATCCTCTGTCCAATTGGGCAAGAGAAAACAACAATGTCTCAGCCGAAGAGAAATGGTGTTTGTTGAGCGATTTGAAGGCAGCTGCGGCCTaccaatttcgaataactgctGTTAACAGTGTCGGAGAAGGACCACCATCGGATCCCAGTAATGTCGTCGTGTTACCACAAGAAC CTCCTTCCGGACCGCCTCTTGGTTTCGTTGGTTCGGCACGTTCGTCTTCTGAGATAATAACACAGTGGCAATTGCCACTTGAGGAACATCGGAACGGTCACATATTGGGTTACATATTGCGATATCGCTTACGCGGTTACAATGTCAGTCCATGGACAACCCAAAACATAACAAACGAAGCACAAAAGAATTATCTTATATCAGATCTGATAACATGGAAGGATTACGTTGTACAAATTGCTGCCTATAACGACAAGGGTGTCGGGGCCTTTACGGAAGAGCTCAAAATCAAAACGAAAGAAGGAG ttccTGAGGCTCCGCCGACAAATGTTCGTGTGGAAGCGATAAACTCAACCGCCGTTAAGGTGTGGTGGAAACCACCGAATCCTCAGAAAATAAATGGCATAAATCAGGGTTACAAGCTACAAGCTTGGACGGGTGGTAACTTCACGGAAAGCAACGAATTCAAATCGATGACCGTGCCACCGAGCCTTTTCGATCCACTCGCCGAACAGAGCGCTGTTATAACGgggttaaaaaaattcaccttCTATAACATCACAGTTCTCTGTTTCACTGATCCCGGAGATGGAGAACGGAGCAGTCCGATTCAGATTCGTACGAGCGAAGACG TTCCAGACGAAGTAGAAAATCTTCAATTCGACGACATAAGCGACCGCGCTCTCACCGTAAAGTGGAATCCTCCGAACGAGATTAACGGGGTTTTAATGATGTATCAACTCAAATACATGATAAAGGACACGCCGGATTCTTTAAGAGTAAAAAATATGACGCAAGACGTACTCTCGTGCAAAGTGGAAGATTTGCAAGCAACGACCCATTACAAATTTGAAGTTGTCGCTTGGACTTCGGTAGGCCCAGGAAAATCCCGGTTCGCGACCATCCAATCGGGAGTTGAACCAGTTTTGCCAGAGCCACCAACGAAATTGGCACTCTCGAACATCGACGCTTTTTCTGTCGTTTTGCAATTTACTCCCGGATTTGATGGCAATTCTTCCATCGTTAAATGGTCCGTGCAAGCACAAACTAAACGCAATACGACCTGGTACAACATCTATGAAGTTTCCGATCCCGATGCTAGCACCATCACCGTCACTGGTTTAATTCCATTCATGGAATACAAATTACGATTAATTGCCAATAACGTCGTCGGAGCGTCGAATCCTTCCGAACCAACTAAAGAATTCCAAACTATTCAAGCGCCGCCTTCTCATCCGCCCAGAAACGTTACTGTACGGGCCATGAGCGCCACCGAACTCAGGGTTCGATGGATT ccaTTGCAACAAATCGAGTGGTATGGAAATCCTCGTGGTTACAACGTGACGTACACGGAAGTAAGaacgaatatttcaaaaagcgTGAGCATCGATGATCACACAGCAAATTCGTACGTTCttgaagaaatgaaagaatttgCATTGTACGAAATCGTGATGCAAGCTTATAACGACGTTGGTTCGTCGAGGCCGAGTCCAAAGGCGATTGAAAGAACAAGAGAATCCGTTCCTTCCGTTGGCCCGGCCAATGTTGAAGCAAATGCAACTTCTTCAACCACGATTCTTGTCAAATGGGGCGACGTACCTGTGCATCATCAAAATGGACAAATCGAAGGGTTCAAAGTTTATTATGGTGCAGATAGATCACCGTACCAGTACAAAAACATTCCGAAAAATACGACTTTCACTACGACTCTCACagaattacgaaaatttgtccaatatcaTGTACAAGTTTTGGCATACACGCGACTCGGCGACGGAGCTCTCAGCGTTCCGCCTATTCGGGTTCAAACTTTTGATGACA CTCCGGGACCACCCTCAAATGTCTCATTTCCAGACGTCAGCTTTTCAACTGCCCGAATAATTTGGGATACTCCGGAAGACCCGAACGGCGAGATTTTACGTTACAAAGTAATGTTTCACTTGAACAGCAGTCAAGAGACGCAGTTCTCGAAAGAACTAGAAGCTTCGGACAGAACTTTCACCGCGACGGGCCTGGAACCCGAAAAATATTATATGTTTTCCGTGACTGCGAGAACGAGACTCGGATGGGGCAAAACAGCTTACGGCCTTGTTTTAACGACCAATAATCGGGAAAAGCCTCAACCACCGTCGTTACCACAAGTGAGCAGATCACAAGTCCAGAGTCGCCAAATTACGTTCAGTTGGACACCGGGTAGAGATGGATCCGCTCCTCTCCG TTACTACACCGTCCAACAATCCGAAAATTCAGGTCCCTTTCAAACAATACCCGAACATCTCGATCCATCGCTCACGTCCCACACAGTCAGCAATTTGAAGCCATTCACGTTCTATCAATTTAGGATTCAAGCCACCAATGATATTGGACCTTCGGATTGGAGCGCCGAGTCTGCACAAGTTCAGACACTTCCAGCAG CACCGTCACGAGGAGTCAGCGGTTTAAAGGTCGTACCTATAACAACGACGAGCGTCGAGGTTCACTGGGACATGATTGAGGAAATTCACTGGAGCGGAGATCACGAAACTGGCGGTTATCGGGTTGTTTATCAACCAGTTTCTGATTTTCCAACGGCACTTCAGGCAACTCCTAAACAAGAAGTATTTGGAATTAAG GAAACTAAAATGATACTGAGCGACTTGATGGAGGACAGAAATTACGAAATTGTCGTTCTACCATTCAACTCGGAGGGTGACGGACCGCCAAGTCCGCCGGTGACGGTTTACGTTGGCGAAGCTGTGCCGACCGGTGAGCCACAGAACGTTGAGGCAAAACCGATTTCCTCCACGGAAGttcatttgaaatggaaaccGCCACAAGCTAATATGCAAAACGGGGATCTGCTCGGTTATAAG ATTTTTTATCTCGTGACGGATTCGCCTCAACCTCTAGAAAAGAAGCAGGAAGAGGAGATTGAAGTTGTACCCGCCTCGTACCTGACTCACAGCCTTGTTTTCCTTGACAAATATACCGAATACAAAATACAAGTTTTGGCTTTTAATCCAGCCGGTGATGGCCCCCGATCGCCACCTATTACCGTTCGTACAAAACAAGATCTTCCTGGACCTCCCTTTGATCTTAAATTCAATGAGATTACTATGACCAGCATGAGAGTTTCTTGGGAACCACCAAAATTACGAAATGGGGAAATCGTCGGTTATATCGTCACTTACGAAACTGCAGAGCAAAATGATC GTTTTAGCAAGCAAGTTAAACAAAAAGTGACGGAATCGAGTTTGCTCGTACAACCACTCGAGGAAGAGGTTACTTATACGTTCATGGTCAGAGCACAAACGATTGATTTTGGTCCATCAATATCCGGGAATGTGACGACCGGACCCCAGGAAGGATCGCCAATGGCACCAACCGATCTAGTCGTTACTAaaaccgtttccaatgttgaTCTTCGTTGGAAAAACGGAGCTTCTGGAAAAGGGCCGCTGTTGGGATATTATTTCGAAACTCGACGCAAAG CAATGGAAGATTGGCAGCATC ATGATAGTCGATGGCAGACGATTTTCAAATCCAGCAATGGTCCTTTAACCGAATTCTCCGTTTCATATCAGAATTTACTGCCTTCGACCTCTTATCTATTTCGGGTCATATCGTATAATCGTTATGGCATAAGTTACCCGATTTATTCCAAGGATACG GTGCTGACGCCCTCGAAATTGTATCTCGAGTATGCGTATCTTCAGTACAGACCTTTCTACCGTCAAACATGGTTCATGGTCACGCTCGCCGCATCCTCGATAGTTATCATAATAATGGTTATCGCAATTTTGTGCGTCAAGAGCAAGAGTTACAAGTACAAAC AAGAGGCGCAAAAAACTTTGGAAGAGTCAATGGCTATGGACATTGATGATCGTCAAGAGTCAGATTTAGAGCTTTACAGATCTAGACAAACGGGGAACGGTGCCATGAATATTGGAAGCGCGTGTGGAACGTtggggaagaaaaatacacttgGCCGGAAATCAATGCATCCACCACCGCCTGCGATGCTCGGTAAATCACCGCCAAGACCGTCACCAGCCTCGGTCGCTTATCACAGCGACGAGGAGAGCCTGAAAGGCTACGACGAAAATCCCGATGATAGCAGTGTTACAGAGAAACCATCAGAAATCAGCTCTACAGATTCACAG GGTTCTGAGAGCGAAAACGAAAGTGTTCAATCGGATCCGCACTCGTTCGTTAATCACTACGCAAATGTAAATGATTCACTGAGACAATCGTGGAAGCGACAAAAACCCGTGAGAAATTATTCCTCGTACACGGATTCGGAACCAGAGGGAAGTGCAGTTGTGAGCCTAAACGGTGgacaaataataatgaacaATATGGCGAGGTCGAGAGCTCCGCTACCGGGTTTCTCGTCGTTCGTATGA